One genomic region from Haloarcula taiwanensis encodes:
- a CDS encoding MarR family transcriptional regulator has protein sequence MRTIGLAPHELHANLLFNSDGLAPFFALDSEVKAGEGSKSGEFLQDGERWVVRLSYQDSNIVHPGERTPQGTDWQLQTMREYRLKVARHPEEDSVGQQDFVAHVAPRWPGMQGERDDGSRIEIPVPDGFGEGVNVRVKGSNIEFHRYPELLQRAAIEIGVTGRYFEEPHPYSNVQDAEKYARVHRDASGPVHARDGPIAAMGHLLESDRRGYRKIVQNDDDERGRNLLGYYHTATLGPKRIREAFPDHHLPKEVKHYYAREALSVPDDHPLSHPKVGSSLQASLLDDDETVRWRDLETLERELDQTVLSVLADAGIDIAPSGSGPFVEDSYFEPEVDHSGPEPVGLDLTRVEQKQESVVVRHLSDGLSPVQWEALEMLVADGGQVAPADIADEYSRHVESVRRALREMEDLVISDYADVSLRSEYVAEMVHAAVDEAREATRRAVDTAAKAAEAAERGLENTMSAFIAWAARHGIDVKDAREAQMTLRFGEIEKHGKAIREGFRVWKDAGMPEERYRQAQVQLADGSRGTAWRWLATG, from the coding sequence ATGCGAACGATAGGGCTGGCCCCTCACGAACTCCACGCCAATCTCCTGTTCAATAGCGACGGCCTTGCGCCGTTTTTTGCACTGGACAGTGAGGTCAAGGCTGGTGAGGGGTCAAAGAGCGGCGAGTTCTTGCAGGACGGCGAGCGGTGGGTCGTTCGTCTCTCCTACCAGGACAGCAATATCGTTCACCCCGGCGAGCGGACGCCACAGGGAACGGACTGGCAGCTGCAGACCATGCGCGAGTACCGGCTAAAGGTTGCCCGTCATCCCGAGGAGGATTCGGTCGGACAGCAGGATTTCGTAGCCCATGTTGCCCCACGCTGGCCCGGGATGCAGGGTGAGCGTGACGACGGCAGCCGTATCGAGATTCCCGTTCCGGACGGCTTCGGCGAAGGTGTGAACGTCCGTGTGAAGGGATCGAATATCGAGTTCCACCGATATCCCGAGCTACTGCAGCGGGCTGCCATCGAGATCGGCGTCACCGGTCGGTACTTCGAGGAGCCACATCCCTACAGCAACGTTCAGGACGCCGAGAAGTACGCCCGGGTTCATCGCGACGCCAGCGGGCCGGTCCACGCTCGCGATGGGCCGATTGCGGCGATGGGTCACCTCCTGGAGTCAGATCGCCGTGGCTATCGGAAGATCGTCCAGAACGATGACGACGAGCGCGGGCGGAACCTGCTAGGATACTACCACACGGCCACACTCGGCCCGAAGCGGATTCGAGAGGCGTTCCCCGACCACCACCTCCCCAAGGAGGTGAAGCACTACTACGCCCGCGAGGCGCTGTCTGTGCCCGACGACCATCCGCTATCCCACCCGAAAGTCGGCTCGTCTCTGCAGGCCTCGCTGCTGGATGATGACGAAACTGTCCGGTGGCGCGACTTGGAGACGCTGGAACGGGAGTTAGACCAGACTGTGCTGTCGGTACTGGCCGATGCGGGTATCGACATCGCACCATCTGGTTCCGGCCCATTTGTCGAAGATTCGTACTTCGAGCCGGAGGTAGACCACTCCGGCCCCGAACCGGTGGGCTTGGATCTGACGCGAGTCGAGCAGAAGCAGGAGAGTGTCGTCGTGCGCCATCTCTCAGACGGGCTCTCGCCGGTGCAGTGGGAAGCCCTGGAGATGTTGGTGGCAGACGGCGGGCAGGTTGCTCCGGCGGATATAGCCGACGAGTACAGCCGTCATGTCGAGAGTGTCCGTCGAGCGCTTCGAGAGATGGAAGACTTGGTGATATCGGACTATGCCGACGTGTCGCTCCGGTCGGAGTACGTCGCGGAGATGGTTCACGCGGCCGTCGACGAGGCGCGTGAAGCCACCCGGCGAGCTGTTGACACCGCGGCGAAGGCCGCGGAAGCTGCCGAGCGTGGGCTGGAGAATACGATGAGCGCGTTCATCGCATGGGCAGCCCGCCATGGTATCGATGTAAAGGACGCCCGAGAGGCACAGATGACCCTGCGGTTCGGAGAGATCGAGAAGCACGGG
- a CDS encoding RNA polymerase subunit sigma-24: MTPQSSLFDYEPDLSPLTDAEREVYEAVGMGQYGPREYARKTGRSPGTVGNLLGRAREKLEVVPA; this comes from the coding sequence GTGACTCCGCAGTCTTCGCTGTTCGATTACGAACCGGACCTGTCGCCACTGACTGACGCCGAGCGAGAGGTGTACGAGGCTGTGGGCATGGGCCAGTATGGGCCACGGGAGTACGCCCGGAAGACTGGCCGTTCACCCGGTACTGTGGGCAACCTCCTTGGCCGTGCTCGCGAGAAACTGGAGGTGGTTCCGGCGTGA
- a CDS encoding 30S ribosomal protein S10, protein MSQQARVRLAGTSPEDLDDICADVREIANKTGVELSGPVPLPTKTLEVPTRKSPDGEGTATWEHWEMRVHKRLIDIDADERALRQLMRIQVPNDVSIEIVLED, encoded by the coding sequence ATGTCCCAGCAGGCACGCGTTCGGCTCGCGGGCACAAGCCCCGAGGACCTCGACGACATCTGCGCCGACGTGCGGGAGATAGCGAACAAGACCGGTGTCGAACTCTCCGGTCCGGTTCCGCTCCCCACCAAGACGCTTGAGGTTCCCACCCGCAAGTCCCCCGACGGTGAGGGGACTGCGACGTGGGAACACTGGGAGATGCGCGTCCACAAGCGGCTCATCGATATCGACGCCGACGAACGGGCACTGCGCCAGCTGATGCGCATCCAGGTTCCCAACGACGTCTCCATCGAGATCGTCCTCGAGGACTGA
- a CDS encoding translation elongation factor EF-1 subunit alpha has product MSDEQHQNLAIIGHVDHGKSTLVGRLLYETGSVPEHVIEQHKEEAEEKGKGGFEFAYVMDNLAEERERGVTIDIAHQEFSTDAYDFTIVDCPGHRDFVKNMITGASQADNAVLVVAADDGVQPQTQEHVFLARTLGIGELIVAVNKMDLVDYGESEYKQVVEEVKDLLTQVRFDSENAKFIPVSAFEGDNIADESEHTGWYDGEILLEALNELPAPEPPTDAPLRLPIQDVYTISGIGTVPVGRVETGILNTGDNVSFQPSDVSGEVKTVEMHHEEVPKAEPGDNVGFNVRGVGKDDIRRGDVCGPADDPPSVAETFQAQIVVMQHPSVITEGYTPVFHAHTAQVACTVESIDKKIDPSSGEVAEENPDFIQNGDAAVVTVRPQKPLSIEPSSEIPELGSFAIRDMGQTIAAGKVLSVNER; this is encoded by the coding sequence ATGAGCGACGAACAACACCAGAACCTGGCCATCATCGGCCACGTCGACCACGGGAAGAGCACGCTCGTCGGCCGACTCCTGTACGAGACAGGATCGGTACCGGAGCACGTCATCGAACAGCACAAGGAAGAAGCCGAGGAGAAAGGCAAGGGCGGCTTCGAGTTCGCCTACGTCATGGACAACCTCGCCGAAGAGCGTGAGCGTGGTGTCACCATCGACATCGCCCACCAGGAGTTCAGCACCGACGCCTACGACTTCACCATCGTGGATTGTCCCGGGCACCGCGACTTCGTGAAGAACATGATTACCGGCGCGTCCCAGGCCGACAACGCCGTCCTAGTCGTCGCCGCCGACGACGGCGTTCAGCCGCAGACTCAGGAGCACGTGTTCCTGGCCCGCACCCTGGGCATCGGTGAACTCATCGTCGCCGTCAACAAGATGGACCTCGTCGACTACGGCGAGTCCGAGTACAAGCAGGTCGTCGAAGAGGTCAAGGACCTCCTCACCCAGGTCCGCTTCGACTCCGAGAACGCCAAGTTCATTCCGGTCTCCGCGTTCGAAGGCGACAACATCGCCGACGAGTCCGAGCACACGGGCTGGTACGACGGCGAAATCCTGCTCGAAGCGCTCAACGAACTGCCGGCACCGGAGCCGCCGACGGACGCGCCGCTCCGACTGCCGATTCAGGACGTCTACACCATCTCCGGTATCGGTACGGTCCCGGTTGGCCGTGTCGAGACGGGTATCCTGAACACGGGCGACAACGTCAGCTTCCAGCCGTCCGACGTCTCCGGCGAAGTCAAGACCGTCGAGATGCACCACGAGGAAGTCCCGAAGGCCGAGCCCGGTGACAACGTCGGGTTCAACGTCCGCGGCGTCGGCAAGGACGACATCCGACGCGGTGACGTCTGTGGTCCGGCCGACGACCCGCCATCGGTCGCCGAGACCTTCCAGGCCCAGATCGTCGTGATGCAGCACCCGAGCGTCATCACGGAAGGGTACACCCCGGTCTTCCACGCCCACACGGCACAGGTCGCCTGTACTGTCGAATCCATCGACAAGAAGATCGACCCGTCCTCCGGTGAGGTTGCCGAGGAGAACCCCGACTTCATCCAGAACGGGGACGCTGCCGTCGTGACGGTCCGCCCACAGAAGCCGCTCAGCATCGAGCCGTCCTCCGAGATTCCGGAGCTCGGCTCGTTCGCCATCCGCGACATGGGTCAGACCATCGCCGCCGGCAAAGTCCTCAGCGTCAACGAGCGATAA
- a CDS encoding homoserine dehydrogenase, whose product MRLAVIGAGAVGSAVVELAADHGHSVTAFADSSSAVIDSTGIDTAEALDRKRADGVVGTDAPEAALSAEYDVLVEATPTTLGDAEPGFGHVRAALERDRHAVLANKGPVAERYADVRALERESEGSVLFEATVGGAMPVLSTINDFDPSHITAVRGVLNGTANFILSRMATEGLDYEHVLAEAQDLGVAEADPTFDVDGTDAALKGVIIANVLADDETEYTLDDAAVEGIQDISGSALELARADGRTVRLVAEVVEGSVRVGPRLVPDNAPLAVSGTRNIAQLETEHAGQLNISGRGAGGPETASAVLADIGRL is encoded by the coding sequence ATGAGACTCGCCGTCATCGGGGCCGGTGCAGTCGGCTCCGCTGTCGTCGAACTGGCGGCCGACCACGGCCACTCCGTCACTGCCTTCGCTGATTCCAGCAGCGCCGTCATCGACAGCACCGGTATCGACACTGCTGAAGCGCTCGACCGGAAGCGGGCCGACGGCGTCGTTGGAACCGACGCACCTGAGGCCGCGCTCTCGGCCGAGTACGACGTGCTCGTCGAGGCGACGCCGACAACGCTTGGCGACGCTGAGCCGGGATTCGGCCACGTGCGGGCCGCACTCGAACGTGACCGCCACGCCGTGCTGGCGAACAAAGGCCCGGTCGCCGAACGATACGCGGACGTTCGCGCGCTGGAACGGGAAAGCGAGGGGTCCGTGCTGTTTGAGGCCACCGTCGGTGGCGCGATGCCGGTCCTCTCGACTATCAACGACTTCGACCCGAGCCATATCACCGCCGTCCGCGGGGTGCTCAACGGCACCGCGAACTTCATCCTCTCGCGGATGGCGACCGAAGGGCTGGATTACGAACACGTCCTCGCGGAAGCACAGGACCTGGGCGTCGCCGAAGCCGACCCGACCTTTGACGTGGACGGGACCGACGCAGCGCTGAAAGGTGTCATCATCGCGAACGTCCTCGCTGACGACGAGACGGAGTACACGCTCGATGACGCTGCGGTAGAAGGAATTCAGGACATCTCCGGCAGCGCCCTCGAACTCGCCCGGGCGGACGGCCGGACCGTCCGACTCGTCGCCGAGGTCGTCGAGGGGTCTGTCCGTGTCGGCCCGCGACTCGTTCCGGACAACGCGCCGCTTGCCGTCTCCGGGACCCGGAACATCGCCCAACTGGAGACCGAACACGCCGGCCAGCTCAACATCTCTGGTCGCGGTGCCGGCGGCCCAGAGACGGCGAGCGCGGTACTCGCAGATATCGGCCGACTATAA
- a CDS encoding amino acid-binding protein, with translation MSDSTDEVRSYTVRLELVDEPGELLRALEPIANNGGNLLSIFHERGNVTPRGHIPVEVDLEATPERFDGIVDALRDAGINVIQAGAEQYSEALTIILTGHLVNTDLSDTLSRIHESTDATVTDLSLSAPEGTDDASSARIRLATEEGAVNETMSAIRAVANEKGLHVIEPLAAGGEA, from the coding sequence ATGAGCGACTCGACCGACGAGGTACGGTCCTACACAGTTCGGCTGGAACTGGTCGACGAACCGGGCGAACTGCTGCGGGCGCTCGAGCCCATCGCCAACAACGGCGGGAACCTCCTCTCTATCTTCCACGAGCGGGGGAACGTGACCCCGCGGGGCCACATCCCCGTGGAGGTCGACCTGGAGGCGACCCCCGAACGGTTCGACGGGATCGTCGACGCACTCCGGGACGCGGGCATCAACGTCATCCAGGCCGGGGCAGAGCAGTACAGCGAGGCGTTGACGATCATTCTCACCGGCCACCTCGTCAACACTGATCTCTCTGACACGCTCTCGCGGATTCACGAATCCACGGACGCGACCGTAACCGACCTCTCGCTGTCGGCACCGGAGGGCACGGACGATGCTTCCAGTGCTCGCATCCGACTGGCAACGGAGGAAGGGGCGGTCAACGAGACGATGTCCGCTATTCGTGCTGTCGCAAACGAGAAGGGACTCCACGTCATTGAGCCACTCGCTGCGGGAGGTGAGGCATGA
- a CDS encoding peptidase: MVLAVILAIAGLALGALGSAVVQRLSNPVARYRQLYLGVLLPFALLSYVLFRLLGFGYAVVGGGGGTVGTLLAMFAELLVAGGIGLAAYAPTVRGVRRVRDINLSTGRALVRMGRYVFGLSVFVTVVIAPLETGLSPVVLLAVVAALVVALQAAAPWIIPVVRSVRTPDESTEATLNRLGERTGLTVRDIRILDTDREGTANATVRGVPGYRRLFVTSTFLDALDDETATALLAVQAGRQQARVLARVVGGLLLALVPLFVALADIGPLWPLAGVSLGLALGSLWATRRGVRAADDYAADRLGPDAVADALERYAAVHDMEPSRRRFANPFSKSPPLGNRIDRLRARAGE, translated from the coding sequence GTGGTCCTCGCCGTCATCCTCGCCATCGCCGGCCTCGCCCTCGGCGCACTCGGTAGCGCAGTCGTACAGCGGCTCTCGAACCCTGTCGCCAGGTACCGGCAGTTGTACCTCGGGGTCCTGCTCCCGTTCGCCCTGCTGTCGTACGTCCTCTTTCGGCTACTCGGATTCGGCTACGCAGTGGTCGGCGGCGGGGGCGGAACGGTCGGAACACTGCTGGCGATGTTCGCGGAACTACTCGTCGCCGGCGGTATCGGACTCGCCGCCTATGCGCCGACCGTTCGGGGCGTCCGCAGGGTCCGTGACATCAACCTCTCGACCGGCCGGGCGCTCGTCCGGATGGGGCGGTACGTCTTCGGGCTGTCGGTTTTCGTGACGGTCGTCATCGCGCCGCTGGAAACCGGTCTGTCGCCGGTCGTCCTGCTGGCCGTCGTCGCCGCGCTCGTCGTTGCCCTGCAGGCCGCGGCCCCCTGGATTATCCCGGTCGTTCGGTCGGTCCGGACGCCGGACGAATCGACCGAAGCGACGCTGAATCGGCTCGGGGAGCGCACGGGACTGACCGTCCGTGACATCCGGATACTCGACACCGACCGCGAGGGGACGGCGAACGCGACCGTCCGCGGCGTCCCCGGATACCGCCGCCTGTTCGTGACGAGCACGTTCCTCGACGCGCTCGACGACGAGACGGCGACGGCCCTGCTCGCGGTCCAGGCCGGGCGACAGCAGGCCCGAGTGCTGGCCCGAGTCGTCGGCGGCCTGCTGCTCGCACTGGTCCCGCTGTTCGTGGCGCTGGCCGATATCGGCCCGTTGTGGCCGCTTGCCGGCGTGAGCCTCGGCCTCGCCCTGGGCAGCCTGTGGGCCACGCGCCGCGGCGTCCGGGCAGCCGACGACTACGCGGCCGACCGCCTCGGCCCGGACGCTGTCGCCGACGCACTCGAACGGTACGCCGCCGTCCACGACATGGAGCCATCGAGGCGACGGTTCGCCAACCCGTTCTCGAAGTCGCCGCCGCTGGGGAACCGAATCGACCGCCTGCGAGCACGGGCGGGAGAGTGA
- a CDS encoding elongation factor EF-2: MGRRKKIVQECETLMDDPEHIRNIAIAAHVDHGKTTLTDNLLAGAGMISDDTAGEQLAMDTEEDEQERGITIDAANVSMTHEYEDQNHLINLIDTPGHVDFGGDVTRAMRAVDGALVVVDAVEGAMPQTETVLRQALREGVKPTLFINKVDRLISELQEGPEEMQERLLAVIQDVNDLIRGMTEEMDDIEDWTVSVEEGTVGFGSALYKWGVSMPSMQRTGMDFGEIMELERNDKRQELHERTPLSDVVLDMVCEHFPNPVDAQPRRVPRIWRGDAESELAEDMRLVNEDGEVVLMVTDIGVDPHAGEIAAGRVFSGTLEKGQELYVSGTAGKNRIQSVGIYMGGEREEVERVPAGNIAAVTGLKDAIAGSTVSSVEMTPFESIEHISEPVITKSVEAQNMDDLPKLIETLQQVAKEDPTIQVEINEDTGEHLISGQGELHLEVIGQRIERNQGIPINTGEPIVVYREAPQGESREVEGISPNRHNRFYISVEPLGDDIVETIKMGEASMDMPELERREALQEAGMDKDDSQNIEHIHGTNILLDETKGIQHLNETMELVIEGLEEALDDGPLASEPVQGSLLRLHDARLHEDAIHRGPAQVIPAVREAVHNALIDAQIKLLEPIQQVRIDVPNDHMGAASGEIQGRRGRVDDMYQEGDLMVVEGVAPVDEMIGFSSDIRSATEGRASWNTENAGFQVLADNLQPDKISEIRERKGMKQELNPAIDYF, encoded by the coding sequence ATGGGCCGACGTAAGAAAATCGTCCAAGAATGTGAGACACTGATGGACGATCCGGAGCACATCCGGAACATCGCCATCGCTGCTCACGTCGATCACGGAAAGACGACGCTGACGGACAATCTGCTGGCCGGTGCCGGCATGATTTCCGACGACACCGCCGGCGAACAGCTGGCGATGGACACCGAGGAAGACGAACAGGAACGCGGGATCACCATCGACGCGGCCAACGTTTCGATGACCCACGAGTACGAGGACCAGAACCACCTCATCAACCTCATCGACACCCCCGGCCACGTCGACTTCGGTGGCGACGTGACCCGCGCGATGCGTGCCGTCGACGGCGCGCTGGTGGTCGTCGACGCCGTCGAGGGCGCGATGCCACAGACCGAGACGGTGCTCCGGCAGGCGCTCCGCGAGGGCGTCAAGCCGACGCTGTTCATCAACAAGGTCGACCGCCTCATCTCCGAGCTCCAGGAAGGCCCCGAAGAGATGCAGGAGCGCCTGCTCGCGGTCATCCAGGACGTCAACGACCTCATCCGCGGCATGACCGAGGAGATGGACGACATCGAGGACTGGACAGTCTCCGTCGAGGAAGGGACCGTCGGCTTCGGCTCCGCGCTGTACAAGTGGGGTGTCTCGATGCCGTCGATGCAGCGGACCGGCATGGACTTCGGCGAAATCATGGAACTTGAGCGCAACGACAAGCGCCAGGAACTCCACGAGCGTACGCCGCTGTCTGACGTGGTTCTGGACATGGTGTGTGAGCACTTCCCGAACCCCGTCGACGCCCAGCCCCGCCGTGTCCCGCGTATCTGGCGCGGCGACGCCGAGTCCGAACTCGCCGAGGACATGCGGCTGGTCAACGAGGACGGCGAAGTCGTCCTGATGGTCACTGACATCGGTGTCGACCCTCACGCTGGCGAGATTGCCGCCGGCCGTGTCTTCTCCGGCACGCTGGAGAAGGGCCAGGAGCTGTACGTCTCCGGGACCGCGGGCAAGAACCGCATCCAGAGCGTCGGCATCTACATGGGTGGCGAGCGCGAGGAGGTCGAACGCGTTCCCGCTGGTAACATCGCCGCTGTCACGGGGCTCAAGGACGCCATCGCCGGCTCCACGGTCTCCAGCGTCGAGATGACCCCCTTCGAGTCTATCGAGCACATCTCGGAGCCAGTTATCACAAAGTCCGTCGAGGCACAGAACATGGATGACCTGCCGAAGCTCATCGAGACGCTCCAGCAGGTCGCCAAGGAAGACCCGACCATCCAGGTCGAAATCAACGAGGACACCGGCGAGCACCTCATCTCCGGGCAGGGTGAACTCCACCTGGAAGTCATCGGCCAGCGTATCGAGCGCAACCAGGGCATCCCGATCAACACTGGTGAGCCGATTGTCGTCTACCGCGAGGCCCCGCAGGGCGAGAGCCGCGAGGTCGAGGGCATCTCGCCGAACCGCCACAACCGCTTCTACATCTCCGTCGAGCCGCTCGGCGACGATATCGTCGAGACGATCAAGATGGGCGAAGCGTCGATGGACATGCCCGAACTGGAGCGCCGTGAAGCGCTGCAGGAGGCCGGCATGGACAAGGACGACTCCCAGAACATCGAGCACATCCACGGGACCAACATCCTCCTCGACGAGACGAAGGGTATCCAGCACCTCAACGAGACGATGGAGCTCGTCATCGAGGGCCTCGAAGAAGCGCTCGACGACGGCCCGCTCGCGTCCGAGCCGGTCCAGGGCTCCTTGCTCCGTCTCCACGACGCCCGACTCCACGAGGACGCCATCCACCGCGGTCCGGCCCAGGTCATCCCGGCCGTCCGCGAGGCAGTCCACAACGCGCTCATCGACGCGCAGATCAAGCTGCTGGAGCCGATTCAGCAGGTCCGCATCGACGTGCCCAACGACCACATGGGTGCCGCAAGCGGCGAGATTCAGGGCCGACGTGGCCGCGTCGACGACATGTACCAGGAAGGCGACCTGATGGTCGTCGAGGGCGTCGCGCCCGTCGACGAGATGATCGGGTTCTCCTCCGACATCCGCTCGGCCACCGAGGGCCGTGCCTCCTGGAACACCGAGAACGCCGGCTTCCAGGTCCTTGCCGACAACCTCCAGCCTGACAAGATCAGCGAAATCCGAGAGCGCAAGGGCATGAAGCAGGAACTGAACCCGGCTATCGACTACTTCTAG
- a CDS encoding cystathionine gamma-synthase, with protein MTRRPHLDTIAVGTETASAAGDVTLPIHLSSTYELAGLDTDLSLEDIDPGNGEFLYSRLSNPTRHGLEQELAALEGGERAYAFSSGTAAVATAVLSLVEPGDHVVAFDDLYAGTRRMFETLFRDQLGVDVEFVDATDADAVAAAMTPETELVWVETPTNPRIKLCDIDAIAAVAADYDATVGVDNTFASPYFQQPLSLGADLVVHSTTKYLNGHSDAVGGALITDDPEVAERVEFRQQIALGNMLAPFDSYLISRGIKTLGVRMARHESNAMALAQYLDDHERVETVHYPGLESHPQHELAREQMQGFGGVLSFELAGDMADAKRFLEALETVTLAVSLGGVESLAELPAAMTHEPLSPAARDELGISDTLIRLSVGIEDVEDLRADLERGFAGLEY; from the coding sequence ATGACTCGGCGTCCACACCTCGACACGATCGCAGTCGGTACCGAGACGGCGTCAGCAGCGGGGGATGTCACGCTCCCGATACACCTCTCTTCGACCTACGAACTGGCTGGCCTCGACACGGATCTGTCTCTAGAGGACATCGACCCCGGTAACGGAGAGTTCCTCTACTCGCGGCTGTCAAACCCGACCCGACACGGCCTCGAACAGGAGTTAGCCGCGCTCGAAGGCGGAGAGCGGGCCTATGCCTTCAGCTCTGGGACGGCGGCCGTTGCGACAGCGGTACTCTCACTGGTCGAACCGGGCGACCACGTCGTTGCATTTGATGACCTGTACGCGGGCACGCGACGGATGTTCGAAACGCTGTTCCGGGACCAGCTTGGCGTTGACGTGGAGTTCGTCGACGCGACTGATGCCGACGCTGTCGCGGCCGCGATGACGCCGGAAACGGAGTTAGTCTGGGTCGAGACCCCGACGAACCCGCGTATCAAGCTGTGTGACATCGACGCGATTGCGGCCGTCGCCGCCGACTACGACGCGACGGTCGGCGTCGACAACACCTTCGCGAGTCCGTACTTCCAGCAGCCGCTGTCGCTCGGTGCGGACCTCGTGGTCCACAGCACAACGAAGTACCTCAACGGCCACAGCGATGCCGTCGGCGGCGCGCTGATTACCGACGACCCCGAGGTGGCCGAACGAGTGGAGTTCCGCCAGCAGATTGCACTCGGGAACATGCTCGCCCCGTTCGACAGCTATCTCATCTCGCGAGGAATCAAGACGCTGGGCGTCCGAATGGCTCGTCACGAGAGCAATGCCATGGCCCTCGCGCAGTACCTTGACGACCACGAGCGCGTCGAAACGGTCCACTATCCCGGACTTGAGAGTCACCCACAGCATGAACTGGCTCGCGAGCAGATGCAGGGCTTTGGCGGCGTACTCTCGTTCGAACTGGCCGGAGATATGGCCGACGCCAAGCGCTTTCTCGAAGCATTAGAGACGGTGACGCTGGCAGTCAGCCTCGGCGGCGTCGAGAGCCTGGCGGAACTTCCGGCGGCGATGACCCACGAACCACTCTCACCGGCGGCACGGGACGAACTGGGCATCTCTGATACGCTCATCCGCCTTTCCGTCGGTATCGAAGATGTCGAAGACCTCAGGGCCGATCTGGAACGCGGTTTCGCGGGGCTTGAGTACTGA